In Deltaproteobacteria bacterium, the following are encoded in one genomic region:
- a CDS encoding response regulator: MAPLFPMDSRKNGSSSLGAITNGHARVLIIDDDHCIRNIFEDMLKSFGIHTRAFENPLDALVHVEEDFYNVILLDIAMPQISGLELLPKMKAASPASKFIMVTGCANKENAIQAFRYGDFDFLEKPVGIELMSHAIERASRVQQTEFRLMETLDQLEKTNARLTVQKNNEEHMQQWLVETNRALSTLAQNLENTRLESEKQVAETTRKRILPIVTKLCQDVVVFSRYPNQLGFLVQYIEGMAHNLASDQKIAVLLSQAELQVASLIRTGMSTQEIAQHLNVSPYTVKTHRRNIRKKLRIRNSKYNLKSYLTKESTRPKSALTLKD; this comes from the coding sequence ATGGCCCCTCTATTCCCGATGGACTCCAGGAAGAACGGTTCTTCCTCGCTTGGAGCGATCACCAATGGACATGCACGCGTTCTTATCATCGACGATGACCATTGTATCAGGAATATCTTCGAAGACATGCTCAAGTCTTTTGGAATACACACGCGGGCGTTCGAAAATCCCCTGGACGCGCTGGTACATGTGGAAGAGGACTTCTATAACGTCATATTGCTCGATATTGCCATGCCCCAGATTTCCGGCCTCGAACTGCTCCCAAAGATGAAAGCCGCGTCGCCCGCCTCGAAATTCATCATGGTCACCGGGTGCGCGAACAAGGAAAACGCCATACAGGCATTCCGGTACGGCGATTTCGATTTCCTTGAGAAACCGGTCGGCATCGAACTCATGTCCCATGCCATTGAGCGCGCGTCGAGAGTGCAGCAGACCGAGTTCAGACTGATGGAGACCCTGGATCAGCTCGAGAAGACCAATGCCAGGCTCACCGTCCAGAAAAACAATGAAGAACACATGCAGCAATGGCTGGTGGAGACCAACCGCGCGCTCTCCACTCTGGCCCAGAATCTGGAAAACACCCGGCTCGAATCCGAGAAACAGGTCGCGGAGACGACCCGGAAACGGATACTTCCCATTGTGACCAAGTTATGCCAGGATGTAGTCGTTTTCAGCCGATACCCCAACCAATTGGGGTTTCTCGTCCAGTATATCGAAGGCATGGCGCACAACCTGGCCTCGGATCAGAAAATCGCCGTGCTCCTGTCCCAGGCCGAACTGCAGGTGGCGTCCCTCATCAGGACGGGTATGAGCACCCAGGAAATCGCGCAACATCTGAACGTCTCGCCTTATACCGTTAAAACCCACAGGCGAAATATTCGAAAGAAACTGAGAATCCGAAACTCGAAATACAATCTTAAGTCCTACTTGACAAAAGAATCGACCAGGCCCAAATCGGCCTTAACCCTCAAGGACTAA
- a CDS encoding DUF3473 domain-containing protein — MRPHKGSTAVPSIQSHALSIDVEDYFHVHAFSAVIKEEHWSHYRGTLQRQIPTLLDILDEFETKATFFVLGWVAEHYPALVRECRVRGHELASHGHAHQAIYLNGEEHFRADVTRGKTILEDLLGEPVLGYRAPGYSIVRSTLWALPLLRELGFVYDSSIFPIHHDYYGIPGARKTPFILKPANSDLLDQITGRSSPVPHAREGHPSDYLVEFPIATLPIGRLNLPVSGGGYFRFWPYAFTRYALKKIERNVGPFVFYLHPWELCASLPNVRGAPPRSRIRTRLNTKGTEQKFRRLLQDFRFLPVKEVIRNLGLAFWE, encoded by the coding sequence ATGCGCCCGCACAAAGGGTCGACCGCGGTCCCCAGCATTCAAAGCCACGCGCTAAGCATCGACGTGGAGGATTATTTCCATGTTCATGCGTTCAGCGCCGTGATTAAAGAAGAACACTGGTCGCATTATCGAGGCACACTGCAACGTCAGATCCCCACGTTGTTGGACATCCTCGATGAGTTCGAGACCAAGGCCACTTTCTTCGTCCTGGGCTGGGTGGCGGAACATTACCCGGCGCTCGTCCGGGAATGCCGGGTAAGAGGCCATGAATTGGCATCCCACGGACACGCTCATCAGGCCATCTACCTGAACGGCGAGGAGCATTTTCGAGCGGACGTTACACGGGGAAAAACCATTCTGGAGGATCTACTCGGCGAACCGGTCCTGGGCTATCGTGCTCCAGGTTACTCCATTGTCCGGAGTACGCTATGGGCATTGCCGCTGCTGAGGGAATTGGGGTTTGTGTACGATTCGAGCATCTTTCCCATACACCATGACTATTACGGCATTCCAGGGGCAAGGAAAACGCCCTTTATTCTGAAGCCGGCGAACAGCGATCTATTGGACCAGATTACGGGCCGCTCTTCCCCGGTCCCTCATGCACGGGAAGGACATCCCTCCGACTATCTGGTCGAATTTCCCATCGCAACCCTGCCCATCGGCAGACTCAACCTGCCGGTCTCAGGGGGCGGTTACTTCCGCTTCTGGCCGTACGCCTTCACCCGATACGCACTCAAGAAGATCGAACGTAACGTAGGGCCGTTTGTGTTTTATCTGCATCCCTGGGAACTCTGCGCATCTCTGCCGAACGTCCGTGGCGCTCCGCCTCGATCCCGGATTCGAACACGCCTGAATACCAAGGGAACGGAACAGAAATTCAGGAGGCTTCTTCAGGATTTTCGTTTCCTGCCGGTCAAGGAGGTTATCCGGAATCTGGGATTGGCTTTCTGGGAGTGA
- a CDS encoding response regulator: protein MSDPRRNTLTRMGANGWDRLVGLTMPDGAKSAEDLLFWRERVLWSVVLGCSLVGFLAYAPGARLALIEGRWWVLTVDTFAYAVVISLLFLRRLSYRLRAVGLCAVVYVLSWALILSVGPYGAGTIWLFAFAVLTGALLSRKAAVAALILNALTLLVVGLLLSKGAFEWPAGVENAVEKWLVVSASFIFLNTMATMMLNILINGIETSLAKERIAGRRLEARQHELRSANQRMHLEMRERIAKEKALRESEEKHRLTLESVPDATAVCRMNDFGFIYINGAFARRFGYSSEKMKEIRFTDLIRNADADGIMELLRRDGKVTDVPVQFATSEGEVRDGLFSATLIAVEGEIRFVGVIKDITEWKRAEREKCGLEEQLKQSQKMEAIGTLAGGIAHDFNNILAAMMGYTELTLGDLPEGSREAENLRQVLWAGRRAKGLVRQILSFSRQNEQEQVPVDLASIVKEALNLLRASIPSTIEIRQSLGETDARILADPVQMHQLLMNLCTNAAQAMEEGGVLEVGLSNERFGPESSKPVPSLKPGNYLKLTVSDTGIGMDQETLARIFDPFFTTKEVDKGTGMGLAVAHGVVKSHGGEITAGSEPGHGSTFTVYLPVFEGTASSHPISGDESLPTGTERVLLVDDEEVLVDLEGQTLEGLGYRATTFTSSTAALEYFKAHANDFDLVITDYTMPKMTGLSLSQELLRIRPELPIIITTGFSRNLTEEKARSVGIKRVLMKPLGRSMLAKAVRHVLEHQKSA, encoded by the coding sequence ATGTCTGATCCGAGGCGAAATACTCTGACTCGTATGGGAGCAAACGGCTGGGACCGGCTCGTCGGACTGACTATGCCCGATGGGGCGAAGTCCGCGGAAGATCTTCTGTTTTGGCGGGAAAGGGTGCTTTGGAGTGTGGTGCTGGGCTGTTCGCTGGTGGGTTTTCTTGCGTACGCGCCGGGTGCGCGCCTTGCCCTGATCGAGGGACGCTGGTGGGTCCTCACGGTCGACACGTTTGCATACGCGGTGGTCATTTCCCTGCTGTTTCTGCGTCGTTTGAGCTATCGGCTACGTGCAGTAGGGCTTTGCGCCGTGGTGTATGTATTAAGCTGGGCGCTCATTCTCTCCGTCGGACCGTACGGAGCCGGGACAATCTGGCTTTTCGCTTTTGCCGTGTTGACGGGCGCTCTGCTCAGCAGGAAAGCCGCCGTTGCCGCCCTGATCCTGAACGCCCTGACGCTGCTGGTCGTGGGATTGCTGCTGTCAAAAGGCGCCTTCGAGTGGCCCGCGGGGGTCGAGAACGCGGTGGAGAAATGGCTGGTCGTGAGCGCCAGCTTTATTTTTCTGAACACCATGGCCACCATGATGTTGAACATTTTAATAAACGGGATCGAAACGTCCCTGGCCAAGGAGCGGATAGCCGGCCGGCGCCTCGAAGCGAGGCAGCATGAGCTCAGATCGGCCAATCAGAGAATGCACCTCGAAATGAGAGAACGAATCGCCAAGGAAAAGGCTTTAAGGGAGAGCGAAGAAAAGCATCGTCTCACCCTCGAGAGCGTTCCGGATGCCACCGCTGTGTGCAGGATGAACGACTTCGGTTTCATTTATATCAACGGGGCCTTCGCCCGAAGGTTCGGGTATTCGTCCGAAAAGATGAAAGAGATCCGTTTCACTGACCTTATCCGCAACGCCGACGCGGACGGCATCATGGAGCTGTTGAGGAGAGACGGAAAGGTGACCGACGTTCCGGTTCAGTTTGCGACCAGCGAGGGAGAAGTCAGGGATGGCCTCTTTTCGGCAACCTTGATCGCTGTTGAGGGCGAAATCCGTTTTGTGGGCGTAATCAAGGATATTACCGAGTGGAAAAGGGCCGAAAGGGAAAAGTGCGGGCTCGAGGAGCAGCTCAAGCAATCCCAAAAAATGGAGGCCATCGGCACTTTGGCCGGCGGAATTGCTCATGACTTCAACAACATCCTGGCCGCCATGATGGGCTATACCGAACTGACCCTCGGTGATTTGCCGGAGGGAAGTCGGGAAGCCGAAAACCTGAGACAGGTGCTCTGGGCCGGACGTCGCGCCAAAGGTCTGGTAAGACAGATACTGAGTTTCAGCCGGCAGAACGAGCAGGAACAGGTACCCGTTGACCTGGCGTCCATCGTTAAGGAGGCCTTGAATCTGTTGCGAGCCTCTATCCCCTCCACCATCGAAATTCGACAGAGCCTGGGCGAGACCGATGCGAGAATATTGGCCGACCCGGTTCAGATGCATCAGCTACTAATGAACCTCTGTACCAACGCAGCCCAAGCCATGGAGGAGGGAGGCGTATTGGAGGTCGGGCTTTCAAATGAACGTTTCGGACCGGAGTCGTCGAAACCGGTACCGTCATTGAAGCCCGGCAACTATCTGAAACTTACGGTCAGCGATACCGGCATCGGCATGGATCAGGAAACACTGGCCCGGATCTTCGATCCTTTTTTCACCACCAAGGAAGTGGACAAAGGCACGGGAATGGGCCTGGCCGTGGCGCACGGAGTGGTCAAGAGCCACGGAGGGGAAATCACCGCCGGAAGCGAGCCGGGACACGGGTCCACATTCACCGTTTACCTTCCCGTGTTCGAGGGAACGGCGTCGTCGCATCCCATATCGGGTGACGAGTCCCTTCCCACAGGTACGGAACGGGTTCTATTAGTGGATGACGAAGAAGTGCTGGTGGATCTCGAAGGCCAGACCCTCGAGGGCTTAGGCTACCGGGCGACGACATTCACTTCGAGCACCGCCGCCCTCGAGTATTTTAAAGCCCACGCCAACGATTTCGATCTGGTGATCACGGACTACACCATGCCTAAAATGACGGGGTTGAGCCTGTCCCAGGAACTGCTTCGCATCCGACCCGAGCTTCCCATCATTATCACCACCGGCTTCAGCCGTAACTTGACCGAAGAAAAGGCCCGATCCGTGGGAATCAAACGGGTCTTGATGAAACCTTTGGGCCGCAGCATGCTGGCAAAAGCCGTTCGCCATGTGCTTGAACATCAGAAATCGGCTTAG
- a CDS encoding tetratricopeptide repeat protein, translating into MRLTGRSGLLPTIVAFGLCLMSFWGCANEEEKKAKFLESGLAYFEKDDYAEAAIEFQNALAIDPKLAQAQYHLGLCYIEEKKLAKAFRALRLTVDIDPENLDAREKLGAFYLMAKEYAEAKAQAEAVLERDAGRTGAVMLLATTAIREENWEEAEKRLRQFIEKAPQDATGRTRLAQLFEKLGRDTEALELHEQAVEVKPEDTAPRFALAAFHKRSRQFDLEEQTLKSIMELDPNSADALKALATCYARQNKMSESEQAMKQALELEPENIGNYLVLSSLYQRLNEPEKALATLQNSVEKLPGKSEPYVALAAYFASQKQFDPALEHFQKALEIQPDSAEIKVSIARLYKDFDKFEEARKWTQELLEKHPGQAQALMMLGELDLRDQSYRDALEKLEQALKNEPELTIALYYKALAHLGLGEANQASAALHRGLESLPRFTKARLLLGQLALREMKPEEAKTQALAILEAEPKQIQAHIMLADAAMLSRNVKDAREALSRALEIEPESSLVNYKLGMLSRVEHDEDQARSYFERVLSVTPGHAGALDNLVAMLMERGKSDDAVRLCNEQLDKSLADFQIRHLLGRIYWSTGQIDPAEKNFQQAISENPNFTPAYIELGKLYLQQNRTEEGIRKYQEVLANNPKDVAAHMLLGAIYSNQNDFGKAETHYREALSVNPKLGAAANNLAWILAEHGGNIDEALTFAQKARNLMPEDPSVSDTLGWIYYKKKSFAFALSYIQEAYKELSGNPVVNYHLGMAYLANDEKAKALEFLEKSLEMAPGFPGSDAAQKAIGRIRGPEATTSVEYMAPIFDRSPHFITPRKPIPDSG; encoded by the coding sequence ATGAGACTTACCGGAAGATCAGGGTTGCTGCCGACGATTGTTGCGTTCGGTCTCTGTTTGATGTCTTTTTGGGGCTGCGCGAATGAAGAGGAGAAAAAAGCGAAATTCCTGGAAAGCGGATTGGCGTATTTTGAAAAAGACGATTATGCCGAAGCTGCAATCGAATTTCAGAACGCGCTTGCTATCGACCCGAAACTCGCTCAAGCACAATATCACCTCGGCTTGTGCTACATAGAGGAGAAGAAGCTTGCGAAAGCGTTCCGTGCCCTCCGGCTGACGGTGGACATCGACCCTGAAAATCTGGATGCTCGCGAGAAATTAGGAGCCTTTTATTTGATGGCCAAGGAATACGCGGAAGCGAAGGCTCAGGCGGAGGCCGTCCTCGAACGGGACGCAGGGCGAACAGGCGCGGTTATGCTCCTTGCGACCACGGCCATTCGAGAAGAGAATTGGGAGGAGGCGGAGAAGCGCCTGCGCCAGTTCATCGAAAAAGCGCCGCAGGACGCCACGGGCCGCACCCGGCTGGCGCAGCTCTTTGAAAAGCTGGGGAGAGACACCGAGGCCCTGGAATTGCACGAACAGGCCGTTGAGGTCAAACCCGAGGATACGGCTCCACGATTTGCTCTTGCCGCGTTCCACAAGCGTAGCAGACAGTTTGATCTGGAAGAGCAGACCCTGAAGTCGATCATGGAGCTGGATCCCAATTCCGCCGATGCGCTGAAGGCGCTTGCCACATGCTATGCCCGGCAAAACAAGATGAGCGAGAGTGAGCAAGCGATGAAACAGGCCTTGGAACTGGAGCCTGAAAACATCGGGAACTATTTGGTCCTGTCCAGCCTATACCAGCGCTTGAATGAACCCGAAAAGGCTCTGGCGACCTTGCAGAACTCCGTCGAGAAGTTGCCGGGAAAGTCCGAACCCTACGTGGCATTGGCCGCTTACTTTGCGTCTCAAAAGCAGTTCGATCCGGCGCTCGAGCACTTTCAAAAGGCCCTCGAAATCCAGCCGGATTCCGCTGAGATCAAAGTATCCATCGCGCGGTTGTATAAGGATTTCGACAAATTCGAGGAAGCCCGGAAATGGACGCAGGAGCTTCTGGAAAAGCATCCCGGACAGGCCCAGGCGCTCATGATGTTAGGGGAACTGGATCTTCGGGATCAATCCTACCGCGACGCCCTGGAAAAACTGGAGCAGGCGCTCAAGAACGAACCTGAACTGACCATAGCCCTCTACTACAAGGCGCTTGCCCATTTGGGGTTGGGCGAAGCCAACCAGGCTTCCGCGGCCTTGCATCGAGGGCTGGAGTCGCTGCCACGGTTCACAAAGGCAAGATTGCTCCTAGGGCAACTGGCGTTGAGAGAGATGAAACCGGAGGAGGCAAAAACCCAGGCTCTGGCCATCCTGGAAGCGGAACCAAAGCAGATTCAGGCGCATATCATGCTGGCCGACGCGGCTATGCTCTCCCGGAACGTGAAGGATGCACGAGAGGCTCTTTCGAGGGCGCTGGAAATCGAGCCGGAAAGTTCTCTGGTCAATTACAAGCTGGGCATGCTCAGCCGGGTGGAACATGACGAGGACCAGGCCCGATCGTATTTTGAACGGGTATTAAGCGTCACTCCCGGGCATGCCGGCGCACTGGATAACCTCGTAGCCATGCTGATGGAGCGAGGCAAATCCGATGACGCTGTCCGGCTGTGCAACGAACAGCTCGACAAATCCCTGGCCGACTTTCAGATCCGCCATCTCCTGGGTCGAATATACTGGAGCACCGGACAAATCGATCCTGCAGAGAAGAATTTTCAGCAGGCCATCTCCGAGAATCCGAATTTCACTCCCGCCTATATAGAGCTGGGAAAGCTTTACCTTCAGCAGAATCGAACGGAAGAGGGCATCCGGAAGTATCAGGAGGTCCTGGCCAATAACCCCAAGGATGTTGCCGCGCATATGCTGCTGGGCGCCATATACTCCAATCAGAATGATTTCGGCAAAGCCGAGACCCACTACCGCGAAGCCCTTTCCGTAAATCCGAAGTTGGGCGCTGCCGCGAACAACCTGGCGTGGATTTTGGCGGAGCACGGAGGCAACATCGATGAGGCCCTGACCTTTGCCCAGAAAGCCAGAAATCTGATGCCGGAGGATCCGAGCGTGAGCGATACGCTCGGATGGATCTATTACAAGAAGAAGTCCTTCGCCTTTGCCCTCTCCTATATACAAGAAGCCTATAAAGAGTTGTCCGGGAATCCGGTGGTCAACTATCACCTGGGAATGGCTTATCTGGCGAACGATGAAAAAGCAAAGGCCCTGGAATTCCTGGAGAAGTCTCTGGAGATGGCCCCCGGCTTTCCCGGATCGGATGCCGCGCAGAAGGCCATAGGGCGGATCAGAGGGCCGGAGGCCACCACATCCGTCGAATACATGGCTCCTATTTTCGACCGATCACCTCACTTCATCACTCCCAGAAAGCCAATCCCAGATTCCGGATAA
- a CDS encoding response regulator transcription factor, whose amino-acid sequence MPLRILLADGCRILRESLRGMLELQENYQVVGELTDSRAALQTLAYLKPDIVLMDISKDVSDGIEAVRQLTHFAMDVKIIVLSPHDDELCAREILSLDPDAYLSTESGLAELLHAIEMVSRGKKYLCTNISTILMNDYIRQLNPEEALRSFGLSFRQKQVLQLVAEGKTTKDISRTLDISEYTVENHRRKIMKKLNIRSVAELTKYAIREGITTV is encoded by the coding sequence ATGCCGCTCAGGATTCTGCTTGCCGACGGCTGTCGGATCCTGCGTGAGAGCCTTCGCGGAATGCTGGAGCTCCAGGAGAACTACCAAGTGGTAGGCGAGCTTACAGACAGTCGCGCTGCGTTGCAGACCCTCGCATACCTGAAACCCGACATTGTCCTTATGGACATATCCAAAGATGTGTCCGATGGGATCGAAGCCGTTCGTCAATTGACACACTTTGCCATGGATGTGAAAATCATCGTTCTTTCACCACATGACGATGAACTGTGTGCTCGTGAGATTCTCAGTCTGGATCCCGACGCCTACCTGTCGACGGAAAGCGGCCTTGCCGAATTGTTACACGCCATTGAAATGGTTAGCCGAGGAAAGAAATATTTGTGTACGAATATATCTACCATCCTGATGAATGACTATATACGGCAATTGAACCCCGAGGAAGCCCTCCGGTCATTCGGATTATCGTTCAGGCAAAAACAGGTTCTGCAGCTCGTGGCTGAAGGAAAGACGACCAAGGACATCTCCCGAACCCTGGACATAAGTGAGTATACGGTTGAAAATCACAGAAGAAAGATCATGAAAAAGTTGAATATCCGAAGCGTGGCTGAACTCACCAAGTATGCGATCCGTGAGGGAATAACCACCGTCTGA